The following coding sequences are from one Mycobacterium bourgelatii window:
- a CDS encoding acetyl-CoA C-acetyltransferase, translating into MTTSVIVAGARTPIGKLMGSLKDFSASDLGGIAIKAALEKANVPASLVEYVIMGQVLTAGAGQMPARQSAVAAGISWDVPALTINKMCLSGIDAIALADQLIRAGEFDVVIAGGQESMTKAPHLLIDSRAGYKYGDVKVLDHMAYDGLHDAFTNQPMGALTEQRNDIDQFTRQEQDEYAASSHQKAAAAWKDGVFADEVVPVSIPQRKGDPLQFSEDEGIRANTTAESLAGLKPAFRKDGTITAGSASQISDGAAAVVVMNKEKAQELGLSWLAEIGAHGVVAGPDSTLQSQPANAIRKALGREGISVDQLDVVEINEAFAAVALASTKELGVNPEIVNINGGAIAVGHPIGMSGARITLHVALELARRGSGYGVAALCGGGGQGDALILRAG; encoded by the coding sequence GTGACGACGTCGGTGATAGTTGCTGGAGCACGGACGCCTATCGGGAAATTGATGGGTTCGCTGAAGGATTTCAGTGCCAGCGACCTGGGTGGCATCGCCATCAAAGCCGCCCTGGAAAAGGCCAATGTGCCCGCTTCGTTGGTCGAGTACGTGATCATGGGCCAGGTGCTGACCGCGGGGGCCGGTCAGATGCCCGCTCGCCAGTCTGCCGTTGCCGCAGGCATCTCCTGGGATGTGCCGGCGCTGACCATCAACAAGATGTGTTTGTCCGGCATTGACGCGATCGCACTGGCTGATCAGCTAATTCGCGCCGGTGAGTTCGACGTGGTGATCGCCGGGGGACAGGAATCCATGACAAAGGCCCCCCACCTGCTGATCGACAGCAGGGCGGGCTACAAGTACGGCGACGTCAAGGTTTTGGACCACATGGCTTATGACGGGCTGCACGACGCGTTCACCAACCAGCCAATGGGTGCGCTCACCGAGCAGCGCAACGACATCGACCAGTTCACCCGTCAGGAGCAGGACGAGTACGCTGCCTCGTCGCACCAAAAGGCCGCTGCCGCTTGGAAAGACGGCGTTTTCGCCGACGAGGTTGTCCCGGTGAGCATTCCGCAGCGCAAAGGTGATCCCTTGCAGTTCAGCGAGGACGAAGGCATTCGCGCGAACACCACCGCTGAGTCCCTTGCCGGTCTCAAGCCGGCGTTTCGCAAGGACGGCACCATCACCGCCGGGTCCGCCTCGCAGATTTCCGACGGAGCGGCCGCGGTTGTCGTGATGAACAAAGAAAAGGCCCAGGAGCTGGGGTTGAGTTGGCTGGCCGAGATCGGTGCGCACGGTGTGGTCGCCGGACCGGATTCGACGCTGCAATCGCAGCCGGCCAACGCGATCAGGAAAGCCCTTGGCCGCGAAGGCATCTCGGTGGACCAACTCGATGTCGTGGAGATCAACGAGGCATTCGCCGCAGTGGCTTTGGCCTCAACGAAGGAACTTGGCGTGAACCCCGAGATCGTCAACATCAATGGTGGCGCAATCGCGGTGGGGCATCCGATCGGCATGTCTGGGGCGCGAATCACGCTGCATGTGGCGCTCGAGTTGGCACGCCGTGGATCGGGCTACGGAGTGGCCGCGTTGTGCGGCGGCGGCGGCCAGGGCGACGCACTGATCCTGCGCGCTGGTTAA